Proteins encoded within one genomic window of Brassica rapa cultivar Chiifu-401-42 chromosome A09, CAAS_Brap_v3.01, whole genome shotgun sequence:
- the LOC103842708 gene encoding protein YLS3-like: protein MLKCITNSQNIQTQDKDTTVLQELHTLFQSSLFLKMKIVRFTVAVFFVLVSVSSSNAAVAPPSGGGSGGGDARALPCIQKLKSCQPYLHSVIPPLPASCCLSMKEMVANDAPCLCSVFNNVDMLKSLNLTRDNALDIPKACDAEPDISLCKASPADGE from the coding sequence ATGCTGAAATGTATTACAAATTCACAAAACATTCAAACACAAGATAAAGACACCACCGTCTTACAAGAACTACATACATTGTTTCAAAGctctttgtttttgaaaatgaaGATTGTTAGATTCACCGTCGCTGTCTTTTTTGTACTTGTCTCTGTCTCATCATCTAACGCCGCAGTTGCACCTCCTAGCGGTGGAGGCAGCGGAGGAGGAGATGCTCGGGCACTGCCGTGTATACAGAAACTTAAGTCGTGTCAGCCGTATCTCCACTCGGTGATTCCACCACTGCCTGCATCGTGTTGCCTGTCGATGAAGGAGATGGTCGCCAACGATGCTCCGTGTCTTTGCTCCGTGTTCAACAACGTGGATATGCTCAAATCGCTTAACCTCACTAGAGACAACGCTCTTGATATCCCTAAAGCTTGTGACGCCGAGCCTGACATCTCACTATGCAAAGCCAGCCCCGCGGATGGTGAGTAA